The Rattus rattus isolate New Zealand chromosome X, Rrattus_CSIRO_v1, whole genome shotgun sequence genome has a window encoding:
- the Znf275 gene encoding zinc finger protein 275 codes for MSHPCVSFLAPPAPQGLALPQDGTPGNQVLAVPLEMPEAQDLVSFDIVPWHLTEQEWLSLSLSPEQQALAYSRAVTSIGVPVVNPALVSHLSQGQLLLVSDPSLSTDHNKHPESTSATSHQKMGEEAQLQEMASTSSPRANDPSSEVKQNGDSGGRGGSPQNLPVEHHFACKECGDTFRLKVLLVQHQRVHSEEKGWECGDCRKVFRGVSEFNEHRKSHAAVAAQPRPGPSWALEDALEKREQMEREAKPFECEECGKRFKKNAGLSQHLRVHSREKPFDCEECGQSFKANTHLFRHQKLHTSEKPFACKACSRDFLDRQELLKHQRMHTGHLPFDCDDCGKSFRGVNGLAEHQRIHSGAKPYGCPHCGKLFRRSSELTKHRRIHTGEKPYECNQCGKAFRQSSSLLEHTRIHSGGAAFIVLGDCGKGFPRPSDLIKHKASTA; via the exons ATGAGTCATCCCTGTGTGTCATTTTTAG CTCCGCCTGCTCCCCAAGGTCTTGCCCTTCCCCAAGACGGAACCCCAGGAAACCAGGTCCTGGCAGTCCCTCTTGAGATGCCGGAGGCCCAG GATTTGGTGTCATTTGATATTGTACCGTGGCACCTTACAGAACAGGAGTGGCTGAGTCTAAGTCTGAGTCCGGAGCAGCAGGCACTGGCATATTCCCGGGCTGTGACCTCCATTG GAGTTCCTGTTGTGAATCCGGCTTTGGTATCTCACCTGTCACAAGGACAACTTCTGTTGGTATCAGATCCATCCCTCAGCACAGATCACAATAAGCACCCTG AAAGCACCTCTGCGACTTCCCACCAGAAGATGGGTGAAGAAGCCCAGCTGCAAGAGATGGCATCCACGAGTTCCCCGAGGGCCAATGACCCCAGCTCTGAGGTCAAACAGAATGGGGactctgggggaaggggagggagccCACAAAATCTGCCCGTAGAACACCATTTTGCATGTAAAGAGTGTGGGGACACCTTCCGCCTTAAAGTGCTCCTTGTTCAGCACCAGAGGGTTCACAGTGAGGAGAAGGGCTGGGAGTGTGGCGATTGCAGGAAGGTCTTCAGGGGGGTGTCAGAATTTAATGAGCACAGGAAGAGCCACGCAGCTGTGGCCGCTCAGCCCCGGCCTGGCCCCAGTTGGGCTCTGGAAGATGCCTTGGAAAAGAGGGAGCAAATGGAGAGGGAGGCGAAGCCCTTTGAGTGTGAGGAGTGCGGGAAAAGGTTTAAGAAGAACGCAGGCCTTAGTCAGCACCTGAGGGTGCACAGCAGAGAGAAGCCCTTTGATTGTGAGGAGTGTGGGCAGTCCTTCAAAGCCAACACCCACCTCTTTCGACATCAGAAGCTTCACACTTCGGAAAAGCCCTTTGCGTGCAAGGCGTGCAGCAGGGATTTCCTGGACCGCCAGGAACTTCTCAAGCACCAGCGGATGCACACGGGCCACCTGCCCTTCGACTGCGATGACTGCGGCAAGTCCTTCCGTGGTGTCAACGGCCTGGCAGAACACCAGCGCATCCACAGCGGCGCCAAACCCTACGGGTGTCCTCACTGCGGCAAGCTGTTCCGGAGGAGCTCAGAGCTCACCAAGCACCGGAGGATCCACACCGGTGAGAAGCCCTATGAGTGCAACCAGTGCGGCAAGGCCTTCCGCCAGAGCTCCAGCCTTCTAGAGCACACGCGCATCCACAGTGGTGGAGCGGCCTTTATCGTCTTGGGCGACTGCGGCAAAGGCTTTCCGAGGCCTTCTGACCTCATCAAGCACAAGGCATCCACAGCGTGA